Proteins co-encoded in one Pocillopora verrucosa isolate sample1 chromosome 1, ASM3666991v2, whole genome shotgun sequence genomic window:
- the LOC131773871 gene encoding LOW QUALITY PROTEIN: myo-inositol 2-dehydrogenase-like (The sequence of the model RefSeq protein was modified relative to this genomic sequence to represent the inferred CDS: deleted 1 base in 1 codon), translated as MSKASRTGFVVFGLGRVGQIHAANLIRNPRASLKWIAEIDEDKAKKFTTANFTDTQVIPPSEMQKALLDPTVHAAVITAPTDLHEGIILRCLQAGKAVFCEKPIANTAEAIERCYKEAESLNLSLFCGFNRRFDPTIRSVFDRVQNDDVGQVQVVKIISRDSPMLSTDFLKISGGYFHDCGIHDVDIICWIMGEVPDTVFCLAHAFHSHIAEMDDVDTVGVIMRFPSGAISQIDQSREAVYGYDHRIEVFGSGGMLTSDNQNTLASTHFHSTGSSKPPIKFSFPQRYSQAFDLEMNHFIDVMNNKEVSKVSEQETSVFLLTIVVFPTV; from the exons ATGAGTAAGGCATCTCGCACCGGCTTTGTAGTATTCGGTTTGGGTCGGGTAGGTCAAATTCATGCAGCCAACCTCATTCGAAACCCAAGGGCAAGCCTGAAATGGATCGCAGAAATTGACGAAGACAAAGCTAAGAAGTTCACAACCGCAAATTTCACGGATACACAAGTCATTCCGCCATCAGAAATGCAGAAAGCGTTACTTGATCCAACTGTTCATGCTGCAGTGATAACCGCACCTACTGATCTGCACGAGGGGATCATTTTGCGCTGCTTACAGGCGGGAAAAGCTGTCTTCTGTGAGAAGCCAATTGCAAACACTGCGGAAGCCATAG AGCGTTGTTATAAGGAGGCCGAGAGCCTTAACCTTTCATTGTTCTGCGGTTTCAACCGAAGATTCGATCCAACCATCCGTTCCGTGTTTGACAGGGTACAAAACGATGATGTAGGTCAAGTTCAAGTGGTCAAGATAATAAGTCGA GACTCTCCCATGCTGTCCACAGATTTCCTAAAAATTTCTGGAGGGTACTTTCACGATTGTGGCATACATGATGTGGATATCATCTGCTGGATAATGGGTGAAGTTCCTGATACAGTCTTCTGTCTCGCCCATGCCTTCCACTCTCACATTGCAGAGATGGACGATGTGGATACAGTTGGGGTAATCATGAGGTTTCCAAGTGGTGCTATTAGTCAGATTGATCAATCTCGTGAAGCTGTTTACGGCTACGATCATCGCATTGAAGTTTTTGGATCGGGTGGAATGCTTACCAGCGACAACCAAAACACGTTGGCCTCAACCCATTTTCATTCCACGGGAAGCTCCAAACCTCctatcaaattttcttttccgcAACGATATTCCCAAGCTTTCGATTTAGAAATGAATCATTTTATCGATGTGATGAATAACAAAGAGGTTTCAAAAGTCTCCGAACAGGAAACTTCTGTTTTCCTCCTGACAATAGTAGTCTTTCCGACAGTTTGA
- the LOC131773872 gene encoding myo-inositol 2-dehydrogenase-like: MDDVDTVGVIMRFPSGAIGQIDQSREAVYGDDHRIEVFGSGGMLTSDNQNALASTHFHSTGSTQPPIKFSFPQRYSQAFDLEMNHFIDVMNNKEVSEVSKHDGLRSSYIIDAIEKSFKTGQPVNLQGRYTNLDEIRGYL, translated from the coding sequence ATGGACGATGTGGATACAGTTGGGGTAATCATGAGGTTTCCAAGTGGTGCTATTGGTCAGATTGATCAATCTCGTGAAGCTGTTTACGGCGACGATCATCGCATTGAAGTTTTTGGATCGGGTGGAATGCTTACCAGCGACAACCAAAACGCCTTGGCCTCAACCCATTTTCATTCCACGGGAAGCACCCAACCTCctatcaaattttcttttccgcAACGATATTCCCAAGCTTTCGATTTAGAGATGAATCATTTTATCGATGTGATGAATAACAAAGAGGTTTCAGAAGTCTCCAAACATGATGGGCTTCGCTCCTCATACATTATTGATGCCATTGAAAAATCGTTTAAAACAGGACAACCGGTGAATTTGCAGGGAAGGTATACTAATCTTGATGAAATTAGGGGTTACCTATGA